Proteins encoded by one window of Lutibacter sp. A64:
- a CDS encoding DUF2891 domain-containing protein: MKKILIITLLAIFVFSCKEPLKEKLQKEPETKTQQESVYTKPVLDTKSANYLYHFAFDCIDQEYPNKLGQVLGDATYLKEPSELHPAFYGCFDWHSSVHGHWTLLNILQKLPNFEHKEAIWKKLNSTITKENILKEVAYFDDTHNKSFERTYGWAWLLKVSETLQDWKTPEAIQLNENLKPLVDLIEQKYIEFLPKLKYPIRVGEHPNTAFGMSFALDYAKKYAPQLEAIIIAKSKEYYLNDVNCPITWEPGGFDFLSPCLQEAALMLKVLPKSEYITWLDAFLPNFRAQPESYLEVAEVTDRSDGKLAHLDGLNFSRAWCLYEIGHKLKNDKMLQLANKHFEYSYEKMDSGEYAGAHWLASFALYATLKSN; the protein is encoded by the coding sequence ATGAAGAAAATTTTAATAATTACACTTTTAGCAATTTTTGTGTTTAGTTGTAAAGAACCATTAAAAGAAAAATTACAAAAAGAACCTGAAACTAAAACACAACAAGAGTCCGTATATACAAAACCTGTTTTAGATACCAAAAGTGCTAATTATTTATATCATTTTGCTTTTGATTGTATCGACCAAGAGTATCCTAATAAATTAGGTCAAGTTTTAGGAGATGCAACTTATTTAAAAGAACCATCGGAGTTACACCCAGCTTTTTATGGATGTTTCGATTGGCATTCTTCTGTTCACGGACATTGGACGTTGTTAAACATTTTGCAAAAATTACCAAATTTTGAACATAAAGAGGCTATTTGGAAAAAGTTAAATTCCACAATAACAAAAGAGAATATTTTAAAAGAAGTCGCTTATTTTGATGATACTCATAATAAAAGTTTTGAACGTACGTATGGATGGGCTTGGCTTTTAAAAGTATCGGAAACTTTGCAAGATTGGAAAACTCCAGAAGCTATACAATTAAATGAAAATTTAAAACCATTAGTAGATTTAATTGAACAAAAATATATTGAGTTTTTGCCAAAATTAAAATATCCAATTAGGGTAGGAGAACACCCAAATACTGCTTTTGGAATGTCTTTTGCGTTAGATTATGCCAAAAAATATGCGCCTCAATTAGAAGCCATTATTATAGCAAAATCTAAAGAATATTATTTAAATGATGTTAACTGTCCAATTACTTGGGAGCCTGGAGGATTTGATTTTTTATCACCTTGTTTACAAGAAGCTGCTTTAATGCTAAAAGTACTTCCTAAAAGCGAATATATAACTTGGTTAGATGCCTTTTTACCAAACTTTAGAGCGCAACCAGAAAGTTATTTAGAAGTTGCAGAAGTTACAGACAGGTCAGATGGTAAATTAGCGCATTTAGATGGTTTAAACTTTAGTAGAGCTTGGTGCTTATATGAAATTGGACATAAATTAAAGAATGATAAAATGCTTCAATTAGCTAATAAACACTTTGAGTATAGTTATGAAAAAATGGACTCTGGAGAATATGCCGGAGCCCATTGGTTAGCTTCTTTTGCTTTATATGCTACTTTAAAAAGTAACTAA
- a CDS encoding M28 family peptidase: protein MVLKKYSNAVSILILIAGIYFSFYTLFPNLGAETNVTDTEFSTEKALVHLKNISKKPHYTGSKEHAVVRNYIVEEFEKLGLKVEIQEQLAINSRRTATATKNILTRIKGSESGKALLLLTHYDSSPHSSFGASDAGSGVVVILEGVRAFLTQNKVPKNDIIICISDAEELGLLGANAFVNYHPWAKDIGLVLNFEARGSGGPSYMLVETNGGNKNLIEAFKKANTPYPVANSLMYSVYKMLPNDTDLTVFRENKNIDGFNFAFIDDFFDYHTAQDIFNRLDLNTLQHQASYLMAGLNYFSNSDLENLKAEEDFVYFNFPYFGMVFYPFSWVLPMVLICTLLFLVLLGVGFSNKKLTIIGVLKGLIPFIGSLLITSLGAFYGWKFLLKIHPNYTNILHGFTYNGYYYIAAFVALTIAICFWFYKGFFKKRTAQDLVIAPIFSWILINFGIAFYLPGAAFFIIPVFILLLILAILLFGKQQNNLILFSIAVLPILVIFSPLIKMFPVGLGLKMLVISTVFTVLLFGLLIPIFQQYKNQKKAYYLFLFIGFMALISASVNSGYSEERKQPNSIVYVYDTTINEAYWGSYNTNIDSFTTQFLGENPIKGSYKENSSASKYNTKINLHKQTEIVPLKQPTITIVSDTIINSNRRVCLSIYSNRNANKIELRTAFSMEFMQFKVNEVPLKKAITKDVLKLKPGTVLSYYRTSENEIIDLELVVSENQQLEFDIFESKYDLLTNPLFKIEPRPSTMMPMPFVLNDATIIKSNIKL, encoded by the coding sequence ATGGTTTTAAAAAAATATAGTAATGCAGTTTCAATTTTAATATTGATTGCCGGAATTTATTTTAGTTTTTACACCTTATTTCCAAATTTAGGTGCTGAAACTAATGTAACAGATACAGAATTTTCTACAGAAAAAGCACTCGTTCATTTAAAAAACATTTCGAAAAAACCACATTATACGGGTTCTAAAGAACATGCAGTTGTTAGAAATTATATAGTTGAGGAATTCGAGAAGCTTGGTTTGAAAGTAGAAATTCAAGAACAATTAGCTATAAATAGTAGAAGAACAGCTACAGCTACAAAAAATATTTTAACAAGAATTAAAGGTTCTGAAAGCGGTAAGGCATTGTTGCTACTTACACATTACGATTCGAGTCCACATTCTTCTTTTGGTGCAAGTGATGCAGGAAGTGGTGTTGTTGTTATTTTAGAAGGAGTTCGTGCTTTTTTAACTCAAAATAAGGTTCCTAAAAACGATATAATTATTTGTATTTCAGATGCTGAAGAATTAGGGCTGTTAGGTGCAAATGCATTTGTTAATTACCATCCGTGGGCAAAAGATATTGGACTTGTTTTAAATTTTGAAGCTCGTGGTAGTGGAGGACCGAGTTATATGTTAGTTGAAACTAATGGTGGAAATAAAAATTTAATTGAAGCTTTTAAAAAGGCAAACACACCGTATCCGGTTGCAAATTCTTTAATGTATAGCGTTTATAAAATGTTGCCAAACGATACGGATTTAACCGTTTTTAGAGAAAATAAAAATATTGATGGTTTTAATTTTGCATTTATTGATGATTTTTTTGATTATCATACTGCGCAAGATATATTTAATCGGTTAGATTTAAATACTTTACAACATCAAGCTTCGTATTTAATGGCTGGATTAAATTATTTTTCAAATTCTGACTTAGAAAATTTAAAAGCTGAAGAAGATTTTGTGTATTTCAATTTTCCTTATTTTGGAATGGTATTTTATCCATTTTCTTGGGTATTACCAATGGTGTTAATTTGTACATTGTTATTTTTAGTTTTATTAGGAGTTGGGTTTTCAAACAAAAAACTTACAATTATTGGTGTTTTAAAAGGGCTTATTCCTTTTATAGGCTCTTTATTAATTACTAGTTTAGGTGCTTTTTATGGATGGAAGTTTTTATTGAAAATACATCCAAATTACACAAATATTTTACACGGATTTACTTATAATGGTTATTATTATATTGCTGCCTTTGTAGCTTTAACTATAGCAATATGCTTTTGGTTTTATAAAGGTTTTTTTAAAAAAAGAACAGCACAAGATCTAGTAATTGCTCCAATTTTTAGTTGGATTCTTATTAATTTTGGAATTGCTTTTTATTTGCCAGGCGCAGCCTTTTTTATAATTCCAGTATTTATACTATTATTAATATTGGCAATTTTATTATTTGGTAAACAGCAAAATAATTTAATCTTGTTTTCAATTGCAGTATTGCCAATACTTGTTATTTTTTCACCTCTAATTAAAATGTTCCCTGTAGGTTTAGGTTTAAAAATGTTGGTGATAAGTACTGTTTTTACCGTATTGCTTTTTGGATTGCTAATCCCAATTTTTCAACAGTATAAAAACCAGAAAAAAGCATATTATTTATTTTTATTTATAGGTTTTATGGCATTAATTTCCGCAAGTGTAAATTCAGGTTATTCTGAAGAGCGCAAACAACCTAATAGCATTGTATATGTTTATGATACTACTATTAATGAAGCTTATTGGGGAAGTTATAATACCAACATTGATAGTTTTACAACACAATTTTTAGGTGAAAATCCTATAAAAGGAAGTTATAAAGAAAATTCATCTGCTAGTAAATACAATACAAAAATTAACTTACATAAGCAGACAGAAATAGTACCGTTAAAGCAACCAACAATTACCATTGTTTCAGATACTATTATTAATTCAAATAGAAGAGTTTGTTTAAGTATTTATTCTAACAGAAATGCAAATAAAATAGAATTAAGAACTGCCTTTTCAATGGAATTTATGCAATTTAAAGTAAATGAAGTTCCATTAAAAAAAGCTATAACAAAAGACGTTCTTAAACTTAAACCTGGTACTGTTTTAAGTTATTATAGAACTTCAGAAAACGAAATTATAGATTTAGAATTGGTTGTTTCTGAAAATCAACAATTAGAATTTGATATTTTTGAATCTAAATACGATTTACTAACAAATCCGCTTTTTAAAATTGAGCCAAGGCCTAGTACTATGATGCCAATGCCATTTGTATTAAATGATGCTACAATAATAAAATCGAATATAAAACTTTAA
- a CDS encoding alkaline phosphatase, with product MNRRKFFKNGSLFAIGSTLLNPFDLNATTLEPDLIDKNKKAKNIIILVSDGMSTGTLNMADLYLSRKTGKGSNWLQLYKDNKVNRALMDMASASSIVTDSAAASSSWGGGFRINNGSLNVGPNGEEHLPIWQKFKKAGKMAGCVTTVPITHATPAGFCVNSKSRNDQEGIAKKYLAQKFDVMMGGGNNYFSAESRKDKVDMYQKFKLGGYQVVKTRNEMLNATNNQPILGVFNNDGLPYTADRNNNKELAQKIPTLGEMTQKAIDVMKNNKEGFVLQVEAGKVDWAAHGNDIAGLIYDQTAHDEAVKVAIDFAEKDKNTLVIITTDHGNANPGVIYGKNANKQFDSIQNYKHTNDWILNGFGNETSISQIKERIEYANNFEVTDDEAKLLLSYYTSIKAENGLYNYKHLPFNELAKIQKKHNSVGWISMQHSADYVELAMYGPGSELLKPYIKNTDLHYLMLEAAEVENNF from the coding sequence ATGAATAGAAGAAAATTTTTTAAAAACGGATCATTATTTGCTATTGGGTCAACTTTATTAAATCCTTTTGATTTAAATGCTACAACGCTAGAACCCGACTTAATAGACAAAAACAAAAAAGCAAAAAATATAATTATACTTGTAAGTGATGGTATGAGTACCGGAACTTTAAATATGGCCGATTTATACCTTTCTAGAAAAACTGGAAAAGGAAGTAATTGGCTTCAATTATATAAAGACAATAAAGTAAATAGAGCTTTAATGGATATGGCTTCTGCAAGTTCTATTGTTACAGATTCTGCTGCTGCAAGTTCTTCTTGGGGAGGCGGTTTTAGAATAAATAATGGAAGTTTAAATGTTGGGCCTAATGGTGAAGAACATTTACCTATTTGGCAAAAATTTAAAAAAGCAGGAAAAATGGCTGGGTGCGTTACAACCGTACCAATTACACATGCTACACCAGCTGGTTTTTGTGTAAACAGTAAAAGCAGAAACGATCAAGAAGGTATTGCTAAAAAGTATTTAGCCCAAAAATTTGATGTTATGATGGGTGGTGGAAATAATTATTTTTCTGCCGAATCTAGAAAAGATAAAGTAGATATGTACCAAAAATTTAAATTAGGTGGATATCAAGTGGTTAAAACTAGAAATGAAATGTTAAATGCAACTAATAACCAACCAATTTTAGGTGTTTTCAATAATGATGGATTGCCATATACAGCTGATAGAAATAACAATAAAGAACTTGCTCAAAAAATTCCTACATTGGGTGAAATGACACAAAAAGCTATTGATGTTATGAAAAACAATAAAGAAGGCTTTGTGTTACAAGTAGAAGCAGGAAAAGTGGATTGGGCAGCTCATGGTAATGATATTGCCGGGTTAATATACGACCAAACAGCACATGATGAAGCCGTTAAAGTTGCAATAGATTTTGCAGAAAAAGATAAAAATACACTCGTTATAATTACTACAGATCACGGAAACGCAAATCCAGGAGTAATTTACGGTAAAAATGCTAATAAACAGTTTGACAGTATTCAAAACTATAAACATACCAATGATTGGATTTTAAACGGTTTTGGAAATGAAACTTCTATCTCTCAAATAAAAGAAAGAATTGAATATGCTAATAATTTTGAAGTGACAGATGATGAAGCTAAATTACTTTTAAGTTATTATACTTCTATTAAAGCTGAAAACGGCTTATATAATTATAAACATTTACCATTTAATGAATTAGCCAAAATTCAAAAAAAACACAACTCTGTTGGGTGGATAAGTATGCAACACTCTGCCGATTATGTGGAACTTGCAATGTATGGTCCTGGTAGTGAATTATTAAAACCTTATATTAAAAATACAGACCTACATTATTTAATGTTAGAAGCTGCAGAGGTAGAAAATAACTTTTAA